From Scleropages formosus chromosome 25, fSclFor1.1, whole genome shotgun sequence, a single genomic window includes:
- the znf644b gene encoding zinc finger protein 644, with protein MADLKQNAGEEDTVDPVSNNADASQEPFKSQTSSLKNSALRPPLQVPSDDPEKPLNGTQPTHSSTPSSEPQPGTLVNGPGSHSDPEEPGASPGEASPRRVFSETRSRGRKSTPSFVAKTVPVQSETSATPPGGDDGDFEVPVQLAEENQDGMPVSQIRSAEGRDSRRIWDFNMESSESSSDDYESIPDSNWDPQKEFMQFLWSDHDDPELEKTRETTPPPPEQRRRKRKMRVVEVSDPSESLYAFKSSPVHDGSNYKEEPFLDAAFGRKQSSQSSADPCERYPSDTVEAIKQLILNAPGKKSLDGNGIHDSDVGGKVKQLKTGPLMELSSEEEPSFFPCTKCNVNFKEKKHLHRHMMYHLDGNNQVRHVNVPRPFICRECGRSFRDRNSLLKHMIIHQERREKLIEEIKGLNELKDEGRNARLQCPQCIFGTNCPNTFVQHAKTHEKDKRYYCCEECDHMAVTEHELEAHLYTAHRITRKPQYVTMSKRDGSKERRKFAVAKGGHGAPDAPSLNCKTCAFSTRNRNVLKKHVELIHQQPFLQDAESPPYDSNNYAAPGYEPHKLAGKSQKEAARRLQLKPKFLVEKQAFRKKSELPFWSEGLAHLFRKGKTTQKARKGFNSPLSKWTAGNSLNKLSLSLRRGDKQSKLSPQQVDGIDVTTGLPYVDDGYDDDQGYGSLFSGNSEKTNSLSSCYKSPPPKTEKSNSIFYPGYESEKGRADGEDPDSRLLHLEPPVLKKSPSKRKMSTPFRNTTDKATHVLLAKHEATPKKQEMPGSVENAGYEDPYDFSDYTSEATANFLDSTENEENPYARNYFIRRQRFPAKEDRGSSGDAFDRSCHSENDGDAIQKLIVKEECIETDVSAEASGPDGALHSDSFSDFDVPMFGAERKSCPYCPAVFESGVGLSNHVRGHLHRVGLSYDARHVVSPEQVASQDRRPRIRRKITAIRRLKKVHKPESQSEHTCPLCGGWFDTKTGLSNHVRGHLKRIGKTVSSTSKSPLCILNEMMQDEKEYQHILQVLNKKRFLSRPFVSQKFASSDGLFLSPTGIPVKIQHVGLDCKAWGAPPPSLHPELDDLEPRGEEENEVGARGPPSSALIELLKKKKLDEELEMRNRSQTARKCLGGSPPKERGGLTNSLGAETGWTPEKTELNKKVCMHCNTTFHSAVSLSNHLRAYARRKRAALLEGTTYDCKQKKQRSRPGPKKKIFALPHTADEIYRLTCRFCDLVFQGPLSVQEDWIKHLQRHIMNTSVPHTGAGMVEVTSVPIDPPRRPEPLAPPLVSQVAS; from the exons ATGGCTGACCTGAAGCAGAATGCCGGGGAGGAGGATACCGTGGACCCCGTGTCTAACAATGCAGATGCCTCGCAGGAGCCGTTCAAGAGTCAGACGTCCTCTCTGAAGAACAGTGCTCTAAGACCGCCATTGCAGGTGCCCTCGGACGACCCTGAGAAGCCTCTAAACGGAACGCAGCCGACGCACAGCAGCACCCCCTCCAGCGAGCCGCAACCCGGCACCCTTGTTAACGGACCTGGTTCACACAGCGACCCGGAGGAGCCGGGAGCATCACCGGGCGAAGCCTCACCTCGGCGTGTCTTCAGCGAGACCAGGTCCAGAGGCCGGAAGAGTACGCCGAGTTTTGTAGCCAAAACTGTGCCGGTGCAGAGTGAGACCAGCGCCACGCCACCTGGGGGGGATGACGGCGACTTTGAGGTACCTGTCCAACTTGCGGAAGAgaaccaggacgggatgcccgTTAGCCAAATCAGGTCTGCCGAGGGACGTGACAGTAGACGGATATGGGACTTCAACATGGAGTCCTCCGAGAGCTCCTCGGACGACTACGAGAGCATTCCCGACTCCAACTGGGACCCCCAGAAGGAGTTCATGCAATTCTTGTGGAGCGATCACGATGATCCGGAGCTGGAAAAGACACGAGAAACGACGCCCCCTCCCCCAGAACAGAGACGCAGAAAGCGCAAGATGCGGGTGGTGGAGGTGTCCGACCCATCCGAGAGCCTCTACGCGTTCAAAAGCTCACCGGTACACGACGGCTCCAACTATAAGGAGGAGCCGTTTCTGGACGCCGCGTTCGGGAGAAAGCAGAGTTCCCAGAGTTCCGCGGACCCGTGTGAGCGGTACCCGAGTGACACCGTAGAAGCCATCAAGCAGCTGATCCTGAACGCGCCGGGCAAAAAAAGCCTGGACGGCAACGGCATCCACGACTCAGATGTGGGTGGCAAAGTGAAGCAGCTCAAAACCGGCCCCCTGATGGAGCTGAGCTCCGAAGAGGAGCCATCCTTTTTCCCTTGCACAAAGTGCAACGTTAACTTTAAAGAGAAGAAGCATTTGCATAGACATATGATGTATCATTTAGACGGGAACAATCAGGTTCGGCATGTAAATGTGCCGCGGCCCTTCATATGCAGAGAGTGTGGGCGCTCGTTCCGCGACCGCAATTCCCTGCTGAAGCACATGATTATTCACCAGGAGAGGCGGGAGAAGCTCATAGAGGAAATCAAGGGGCTCAACGAACTCAAGGACGAGGGCCGCAATGCCAGGCTTCAGTGCCCGCAGTGCATTTTTGGGACCAACTGCCCCAACACGTTCGTACAGCACGCCAAGACGCACGAGAAGGACAAACGGTACTACTGCTGCGAGGAGTGCGACCACATGGCCGTAACGGAACACGAGCTGGAGGCCCACCTGTACACGGCTCACCGCATCACACGGAAACCCCAGTATGTCACGATGAGCAAGCGTGACGGTTCAAAGGAGCGCCGCAAGTTTGCCGTCGCGAAGGGCGGCCACGGTGCGCCCGATGCCCCCTCGCTCAACTGCAAGACGTGCGCCTTCAGCACTCGCAACAGGAACGTCCTGAAGAAACACGTGGAGCTCATCCACCAGCAGCCGTTTCTCCAGGACGCCGAGAGTCCCCCGTACGACTCGAACAACTATGCAGCACCCGGGTACGAGCCGCACAAGTTGGCAGGGAAGTCGCAGAAGGAAGCAGCTCGTAGGCTGCAGCTAAAGCCAAAGTTCTTGGTGGAGAAGCAGGCGTTCAGGAAAAAGTCGGAATTGCCTTTTTGGTCCGAAGGCCTGGCGCACCTCTTCAGAAAGGGCAAAACGACCCAGAAGGCCCGCAAAGGTTTCAACTCCCCGCTGTCCAAGTGGACAGCTGGCAATTCATTGAACAAGCTGTCGCTGTCCTTACGGAGAGGTGACAAGCAAAGCAAATTATCTCCTCAGCAGGTTGACGGAATAGATGTCACCACGGGACTCCCGTATGTCGACGACGGGTACGATGACGACCAAGGTTACGGAAGCCTGTTTTCAGGAAACTCTGAGAAGACAAACTCGCTGTCCAGCTGCTACAAGTCGCCGCCACCCAAAACGGAGAAGTCCAATAGTATTTTCTATCCTGGGTACGAGTCCGAGAAAGGCCGGGCCGACGGCGAGGACCCCGACAGCAGGCTGCTGCATTTGGAGCCGCCGGTTTTGAAGAAGTCGCCTTCTAAGCGGAAAATGTCCACTCCGTTTCGCAACACCACGGACAAAGCAACCCACGTGCTGTTAGCAAAGCACGAGGCTACCCCGAAGAAGCAGGAGATGCCCGGGAGTGTGGAGAACGCAGGGTACGAGGACCCGTACGACTTCAGCGACTACACCAGCGAGGCCACCGCTAACTTCTTGGACAGCACGGAGAACGAAGAAAACCCCTACGCGCGCAACTATTTCATTCGCAGGCAGAGGTTTCCCGCCAAGGAAGACAGGGGCTCCTCCGGCGACGCATTCGACAGAAGCTGCCACTCGGAGAACGACGGCGACGCCATCCAGAAGCTCATTGTCAAGGAGGAGTGCATCGAAACCGATGTTTCCGCGGAAGCCTCGGGGCCCGATGGGGCCCTGCACAGTGACTCTTTCTCGGACTTCGACGTGCCCATGTTTGGGGCCGAGCGCAAGTCCTGCCCCTACTGTCCCGCCGTGTTCGAGTCGGGGGTGGGGCTGTCCAATCACGTGCGAGGACACCTACACAGGGTTGGCCTGAGTTACGATGCGCGCCACGTGGTGTCGCCGGAACAGGTGGCGTCTCAGGACAGGAGGCCTCGAATACGCCGGAAAATTACTGCCATTCGGCGGTTGAAAAAAG TGCACAAGCCCGAGTCGCAGTCGGAGCACACGTGCCCGTTGTGCGGCGGCTGGTTCGACACCAAGACGGGCCTCTCCAATCACGTGCGTGGCCACCTGAAGCGAATCGGGAAGACGGTGTCCAGCACTAGCAAGTCCCCGCTATGCATCCTCAACGAGATGATGCAGGACGAGAAGGAATACCAGCACATCCTGCAGGTGCTGAACAAGAAGCGCTTCCTGTCGCGCCCCTTCGTCTCGCAGAAGTTTGCCAGCAGCGATGGCCTCTTCCTGTCCCCCACGGGCATCCCGGTGAAGATCCAGCACGTGGGCCTGGACTGCAAGGCGTGGGgcgcgccgccgccgtcgtTGCACCCGGAGCTGGACGACCTGGAAccgaggggggaggaggagaacgaggtCGGGGCCAGGGGTCCCCCGTCAAGCGCGTTGATCGAactgctgaagaagaagaagctggacGAGGAGTTGGAGATGAGGAACCGCTCGCAGACCGCACGCAAGTGTCTTGGCGGTTCTCCACCCAAAGAGCGCGGAGGACTGACTAACTCGTTGGGGGCGGAAACCGGCTGGACACCAG AGAAAACCGAACTCAACAAGAAGGTGTGCATGCACTGTAACACCACGTTCCACAGCGCGGTTAGCCTGTCCAATCACCTTCGGGCGTACGCGCGGCGCAAGAGAGCCGCCCTGCTGGAAGGCACAA CCTACGACTGCAAACAGAAGAAGCAGAGATCAAGGCCCGGGCCCAAGAAGAAGATTTTTGCGCTGCCGCACACGGCAGATGAGATCTACAGACTCACCTGCAG GTTCTGCGACCTAGTCTTCCAGGGTCCCCTCTCAGTCCAGGAGGACTGGATCAAGCACTTACAGAGGCACATCATGAACACGAGCGTGCCGCACACGGGCGCCGGCATGGTGGAGGTCACGTCCGTACCCATAGACCCTCCCCGGCGGCCTGAGCCGCTGGCCCCGCCGCTCGTGTCCCAGGTGGCCTCCTAA